TTCTACGTCTTCGGTACCTAAATGAGTCGAAGTCAAGTCAATGTCAGGCCTGGTTTGATTTTTAGATCGGGAAGGAAGATAACGAGCGCTGTTGACTCCTTCCCGTCTTAAAAATCCTGTTGCTGTTGGCCGTAGCCCGTCCGTTGTCTGTAGAATTGTCGCTGACCATTGTAGTCACGTCGTGGCTGTGTCTCAATGTCCCTAAGTCGTCGTCGGCATTCTCGCCAGACATGTCCTGGTATGCGACAATAGTTACATGTCAGTCTTGGTTGCCGGTCATTAAAGTTACGGTTATTGCGGTATGGGCTCTTACCGCGTCTAGTATCATGATGATAGTCACGATACCGATCACGACTTCGGTCTTGTCGTCGTTGGGGGAAACCACGGTCGATACTCCTACTATGGTTGTTTCGTCGTGGTGTTGGAGATCGTCGGTTAGGAGCTCTGCCGCGGTCTCTGTCGTTACTGGGGGTGTCGGTCATTTTCATTGAATTGATCTCCTCCCTGAGAAGATCAATTTCTGCCTGGGCAGAAAAGGTCAGTTCTTTTGTCTGTGGAGTCGAATCCTTTCGTAAGTCAAGAAATAGTTGCGCCTTAGCTGCTATTTCATCACAAGTTATGTCAGAGGCTGAGGCAGACATCAATATTGTTGCACGGCATTCATTAGGCAGAGAATCAAGCAATCTGTGCTTAATCTGTGCCTCGCCGTAATTGATGTAAGACGCAGTCTGTCGAAGTCGTTGGAGATACGCCTCTGCGCTCTCCCCGTCAGTCATCGTCATTGTGTTAAAGTCCCTAACATGACTATATGAAGATTTAGCTGGGCTAAACCTCCTTACAAATCCGTCTTTCAAGTCGTCATATGAATTAAAAGTCAGTCCGTCTATCCATAGCCTAGCCTGTCCCTGCAATGTGCGACGGAAAGATCGGAGTATAGTCTGGAATTGGTTGGGGTCGGTTGAGTCTATATTGTGTGCGTCTAGGTAATCATCAAAAGTCAGACAATGTGCGGTCGAGTTGTCCCTATCTAATTGATCGCCAGAAAAACGGGATGGAAGAAAGTCTGTCTGTCGTAGTGTATGTCGTGGCATATTCGATGTTGATGTTGTGGTAGTCATATTAATGGTCAAATTATTCCTGTTCAATAACTTTAAGAACTTTAAGAGGGGAAATCTTCTAGTACACTGTTAATACAAATATAGCGAAATTTAAATTCTAGGATAAGGAATTAAATCTAACATTTGCGTGTAATTgttgaaatcaataaataaaccaTATAAGGAATACTTAATATCATCTCTCACTCTCACTCATGGGATGGAACAATGAAGTGTTTCACTTACCAAAGTAACGGAGCAAAGGCAGAAGAATatcgaaatgaaataattaaactGGTTTCATAAAAGTTATTAAAAGTCATATGGCCGAATAACATTCACATCCATCCAACAAAGTAGTCGAGCATCAAAGTCCCTCAGTTCTGAGAATGGTCCGTCCGTTGATGTTAAGGGTGTCGTCGTGCAGTTGCAGTGTCATATATGGTTTTTGTCTGTTGCAGTCATCGTAGCTGTCGAGGTCCTTCTGGTCATCTGTCGTCCTTCTGATCATCTGTCATCCTTCCAGTCATCCGTCGTTggtgttttatctatttttggCCGTAACTCTCAGCATTAAGAAGTAGTTTGGCTGAAGATCAGTTCATTGTAACTGTAGTCTTGGAGGTTCCTAAATTGGTTCAAACAAGCTCTCTGTCTTTCCTCCTATTTCATTATTAACTTGTGAAGATATTGATGAACATATATGCGTTAAGATGACAAGTCCTTTTACACACAACGCTATAGGCTTTCGACACCTACTTTAAGGGTAAATAAGTGTCAGTCCTCTATTGCTCTATCGAGTAAAAGCCGGGTTCTCCGCCATGTTGTGTTGGGATCGTTTATATCTTAGTTGGGAGCATCAATAACCACGCAGGAACGTTCGATGTACATTTGAAAGGATGGTTCTGAGCATATACATTATGAAGTCTAGACTGTGTATATGTAGTGATTCATACTATCACTAGATTTCGttaatatatgtacatgtacatagtgaataaaaatatgtgccatcGTACAAAATAATGCACGATGTGAAAGAGTGACTGTTCTCCATGTATTCAACAAGCGTAAGTAGAGTTGTGTAGAATGGCTCTCTTTCAATGAATCCAAAATTTCATGCCACTTTGCCAGTTTATAGAATGTTAaacattctacatgtatatctgtgaGGTACAGCACTACAAAAAATGAAACCTTTATGATAATCAggaaaattcttgtttttaataaaaaggagaaaggattccaaaattcatattaaaaatgtcaagaAGGTCAGATTTACATGCATGAcctgtaatacatgtaagtgcttaTTTTACCACTCTACAAACAACAAAACAAGCAAATATGAACAATTCTATCACAGGCGCAGTTACAAGTATACAAATAACGACATGTAGGCAGGAGCATGATGGTGCGAGATTACGCATAAGGTGAAAGACAGAAATTCAACGAGGCATTAGCGAAATGCAGCACCATGCACGAATAATAATATTTGCTATTTGTGTTCTACAAAACCTCGGAAGTTGgccaaaatatgaagaaaaaaaatgattttcctaTGTTAATCTATGataataagaaagaaaattttgaaagggaaaggaaaatcCTTCAAACGTGCATCAGGGtaccgtcttacaaagagttacgattaagcctgagtcatatcgattattttgaaaaccggtgtttgACATCTTTAATTCGATTGCAAATCAATGCATCAATTTTGAAGGCGGGAGTATcaagtcattttttttgctccggCCGTCGCGCTGCATGCACTGACCGTATGCTGGCTGGGGGAGTGcgcaagcagatgacagagcaaagtttgtatgcattttccatgatcacaaaacacaaaaaaagcTGCGGACCAATGCaaaattcttcccaaaatatcttcaacaatgatatttgcagatgacaacatataagtttaaaatgaaacaatattacAGACATGAATCatgcagagtcgatccgaatgatttttggtcaactagcattcgcagtccagaCTCGCACataccagccccgtccgcagccccgtacactcactctcccgaaacgtcAGGCGTGCTTGCCAGCGCCAGCCAgtggagagcgctgtaacttgcctgagattgtgtagttggtgGGGTTGTTGGATCCAAAACGAGCTCCAAATtgatgggaataaatacgtaattttctccggatggtcatttgaatttgTATTCGATGATAATATAACGATTCTGAGCTGTAGCTCGGATTGTTTACCGGGCTGAATCCTGCCGAGTTGGCATTGACCGGCTCGGAGCTTTACGGGCCGGGTTTCACTTTGAATCCCTCGAACCCGGAAAATAAACCCGGATTGTTTGATAATATTTGAGGTGTCATTTGTCACCGCAATAAAAGTTGTGAAACTATTTTTAACAAGCAATCCATCCACCTAGTGTGATGGTCGAGGGGACAGGTCAAAGGCCAACCATCcctacttttttcattttttccccatcatgATCGGACCTCCTGTCTGAGTTATGGCCTTGTGTGTGAGGGATCGAGATGATATAGCTAACGGCGCACATGCACACAGTACCTGCCATGTGATATCGTCTGACTGGtcatgtgattggctgagagtaatGGTTTCACTGGGTGAGAATGTCCAATTTGTTTACAAGTAAAGGCCAGTTGGTCCATTAGGCATGGTCATAACTCAAGAAGTTTTCCTTTTGATATTATGACTGTGATGACATGCagaatatttctctctttttttgtaaaataatctGTCCGGTTTATTGAGATATCTTTTATACCAGTTTTTTCTGCTAACCATAAAAGccctccctcccccaaaaaCCCTGTTGTGTTGACATTTTCCACAAAGTCGGTGATCCGAAAATAATAGCTCAGCTGGGAGTGGgtgcaaaacaatttaattcccATTTAAAGGATACATTAAAGAGGGTGGACGAGACGGACGAGAAGAGGAGGGTGCCGTTAccgggagagagagaagggggggggtatgtgtacaagagcaaaaaaacaaaaaacaaaaaaaaaacgtgagaGATGACTAAATGGATGATATGGATGACCGATTGTCAaagtttaatatgaaataaaaatgtattttgattcaatttttcttattaaaaatattttcattaaaaatattattaccGGTAGCTGAAGGCTAGAATAAGacagataaaaataaatcatacacaaaaaatagtttgattaaaatattctattgcttcaaagcaaatatgaagaatgaaatacGCTCAGAAATTAACTCTTTCTGCCACCTCCACCCCTCCGAAAAAAATCTGCCCTATGATAGACAGAAACAATCTCTGTGAGAGCCTGTTTGAAAATTGGGTCACCAGaatgataacataataaacaatgtGGTTTGTAATCTGCCTCTtgatttcacacacacacacacacacaaaaaaaaaatcatctcaaaGCACATGTTTCGTAGTAAATCACTAGCGGTGCACAGACTGTGCTGTTGACCGCTGCACTGGTGATGTGAGGAATTGCGATTTGGCCTTGTATCGTCTCAAACTCTCAATTCCTCTCTACATTACTTCTGGATGATAtaaacaatgaattaaatattttgggGGTTTGTATCGTCTTTTGAGAACAAGGTCAGAAGGTGATGTCGGTCACAGATAAGAGTCAAGTAGGTCAAAACTTTGTACTTTTGCATggacataaatcaattttagccGGACCGGGTTACCGGGCCTCTCCGGGTCGAGCTATGATTCTGATAAGATTTACGAGCCGGGTTCGGACCGAGTTGAAGGAACCGAGCTACAGCactataacgattgtgaggaaagattgtggaatatgagttatgacgatgttcgagaattaatcttGATGTCATAATGcatcttttatttttagacacAGGAGCATGCGATCGAAACAAATACGAATGTCTCAGTtgagctctaaattcatataagTTATTATTGGATGTTAAACAATTACGATTTAATAAGATTTTATGGCCATACTCATATGCAAGTATTAAAACTGTCATTATCTCGCattatctttgtttttattccatCAAGACGTCTCCGAGCTCCGAGAAAAGAAACACAATGCGCATGCGCGTTCGATGacatatgacatattttccattcctaaaatcagagcccaaagttggtcACAAACAGCTTCAAAAGtaatgggaaaaaatatcaaacacaattttctctgttttgtcatgtaaaatgttatcatatggtgatattacgctCTTGAAAAGAGTTTCTGCATGTTGACAATGTTCAAGAATCAATCCTAACGTGAATcatttttt
This genomic window from Lytechinus variegatus isolate NC3 chromosome 10, Lvar_3.0, whole genome shotgun sequence contains:
- the LOC121422939 gene encoding uncharacterized protein LOC121422939; translated protein: MTTTTSTSNMPRHTLRQTDFLPSRFSGDQLDRDNSTAHCLTFDDYLDAHNIDSTDPNQFQTILRSFRRTLQGQARLWIDGLTFNSYDDLKDGFVRRFSPAKSSYSHVRDFNTMTMTDGESAEAYLQRLRQTASYINYGEAQIKHRLLDSLPNECRATILMSASASDITCDEIAAKAQLFLDLRKDSTPQTKELTFSAQAEIDLLREEINSMKMTDTPSNDRDRGRAPNRRSPTPRRNNHSRSIDRGFPQRRQDRSRDRYRDYHHDTRRGKSPYRNNRNFNDRQPRLTCNYCRIPGHVWRECRRRLRDIETQPRRDYNGQRQFYRQRTGYGQQQQDF